The genomic DNA CGTGCCGCTCTCGATCAGCGTCTCCACGTCGTCGGTCCGCGGGGCCGTCACCCGTGCGCGCGTCGCGTCGTCGTACAGGCGCACCCCGTCGACCGGGGCGAGCGTCGCCGCGTACATCGTGGCCAGCGCGCGGGCGTCGGTGATCGCGCCGGCGGCCGGCCGCTCGGCGGCGTGGTCGGCGCGCACCGCCGCCGCGTCGTCCGGGTCGGGCGCCATCGGCGGGTTCTCGCGGAGGGCACGGGCCCGCAGGTCGGCGTACGTCCCGGGCTCCGGGGGCGGTCCCTGGTCGGGCTCCATGGGGCTCGTGGCCTCCCAGCGGCCCGGCACGACGCGGTCGTCGAGCTCCGCCGGCAGGCCCATCCAGACCTCGACGCCGAGCGGCTCGGCGATGCGGGCGCGCACGTGCTGGCTGATCGTGCGGCCCGTCGCCCCGGTCACGACCGCGTCGAGCAGCGTGCCGTAGGTGACCGGGTGGTAGGCCATCGCGGTCCCAGGCGTCCACCACGGCGTCCCCGACGCGAGCAGGTCGGTGACCGCGGGACCACGGTGCAGGTCGAGCCCGTGCAGCCCGCTGCCCAGCGGCGGGTAGGGCCGGCCCGCCGTGTGGGAGGCCACCATGCCGACGGTCGTGGCCTCCTTGCCGGCGACGCCGTACTCCGGCCAGTAGGTCGACACGAGCGCGTCGGGGTCGATCGCACCCTCCTGGACGAGCATCGCCAGCACGGTCGCCGTCACACCCTTGCTGCACGACGCGACGGCCATCAGCGCGTCCGGCGCCATCGGTCGGTCGCGCACCCTGTCGGTGCCGGCGACCAGGTCGACGACGAGGCGGCCACCGTGGTGCACGGCGACCCCGGCGCCGTCCTCACCCGGGTCGGCGAAGTTGGCCCGGAAGGCGTCGGCCACCGTGCCCCACCCCTCGGCGACGCCGCCGTGCACGTCCAGATCCGCCCGCGTCGCGCTCATGAGCAGGACGCTAGCGCGGCGGTCCGGACAGCCCCTCGGGCGGCGCTCCGCGCGGGTAGGGTCGCGTGTCGTGCCGACCAGTCCAGCAGCCAGCGCCCCCGACCGTGTCGCGGTGGAGCTGCGGCAGGTCGAGGTCGACGTCTCCGACCCGCTGGCGGCCTTCGTCGCGCTGCGCGGCCTGGTGGGAGAGGAGCAGGTCTTCCTGCTCGAGTCCCTGGCCGGGCCGGTCGCCGACACCCGCGCCTCGCTCGCCGGGGTGACCGGGCTGCTCGAGGTCCAGGTCCACCGCTCGCGGGTGACGTTCCGCGGGGTGCCGGCGCTGGTCGAGACCGCGACCGCGGCGCTCCGGGCCGGCGGCGTGACCGACGGCGACGGCCTCCTCACCAGCGACGCGGGGTTGTTCGACCTGCCGCGCGTGCTCGACGCGGCGTTCGACGTGGAGCGCAGCCCGGACCGCTTCGGCTTCGGACTGCTCGTGTTCCACGGCTACGACGCGGTGCGCTACATCGAGCGCCTGCCGCGGCTCATCGACGACCCCGCCGAACCCGCACCCGACGCCGTCTTCGCGCTGGTCCGCGCACTCGTCGAGATCGACCTGACCGAGCAGACCGGGCGCCTCACCCTGGCCACCAGCCCCGGCTGGCCCGAGCTCGACCTCGACGCCGTGGTCGCGGCCCTCGAGGTGCTGCCCGGGTCGCTGCCGGAGGCGAGCGTGCCCGCACCGACCTCCGTCTCCGACGACACCACCCGCGAGGAGTTCGTCGCCCACGCCGAGCAGGCGCTCGAGCACATCCGCCTCGGCGACATCTACCAGGTGCAGGTGGGCCACGCGATCACCGTGCGCACGGAGGCCGACGAGCTGACCGTCTACCGCCGCATGCGCGAGCGCAACCCGAGCCCGTACATGAGCCTGCTGCCGATCGCGGGCCGCGTCGTGGTCGGGGCCAGCCCCGAGCTGTTCCTGCGGCTCGAGGGCCGCACGGCGACCATGCGCCCGATCGCCGGCACCGCGCGTCGCAGCGGTGACGCCGCCCGCGACGAGCTCGCCGTCGAGCGGCTGCTGTCGGACCCCAAGGAGCGCGCCGAGCACGTCATGCTCGTCGACCTCTGCCGCAACGACATGGGCCGCGTCTCGGTGCCCGGCTCGGTGTCGGTCGACGACTTCATGGTCATCGAGGCCTACAGCCACCTCTTCCACATCGTCTCCAGCGTCAGCTCGCAGGTGCGCGCGGAGCACGACGTCTACGACCTGATCCGGGCCAGCTTCCCGGCCGGCACGATGACGGGAGCGCCCAAGGTCCGGGCGATGGAGATCATCGAGGAGCTGGAGACGAGCCGGCGCGGCCTCTACGCCGGATCATTCGGCTTGATCGGCTTCGGCGGCTGGACCATCCTGGGGCTGGCCATCCGGATGACCGTGCGCACGGGCTCCGGTGCCAACGGCGCGTACGTGCTGCGCGCCTCGGCCGGGGTGGTCGCCGACTCCACGCCGGACGGCGAGTGGGCGGAGACGCTGACCAAGATGGGCGCCGCCTACTGGGCGGTCGCCGGAGAGGAGCTCGTGCCGTGAAGGTCGTCCTCATCGACGCGTTCGACAGCTTCGTCTACATCATCGAGCAGTACCTCGCCGAGCTCGGCGCCGAGCCGGTCGTGATCCGCTCCGACCCCGGCAACAGCGACCGCGTCCGCGACCTCGCGCCCGACGTGCTGGTCCTCGGCCCCGGCCCCGGCCACCCGCTGGACTCCGGCCACGTCGAGCTGGTGCGCGAGTTCGCCGGCGAGGTGCCGCTGCTCGGGGTCTGCCTCGGCCACCAGGCGATCGGGGCCGCGTACGGCGCCACCGTCAGCCCGGCGGCGCACATCATGCACGGCAAGACGAGCACGCTCGACCACGATGGGCGCGGCATGTTCCGCGGCGCCGACCGCGACCAGGTCGTCACGCGCTACCACTCCCTGGTGGTGGAGGACTCGACGCTGCCGAACCAGCTCGAGGTGAGCGCCCGCAGCCGCGACGACGGCTACATCATGGGGCTGCGGCACCGCGAGCTCCCGGTCGAGTCGGTGCAGTTCCACCCCGAGTCGATCACCACGCAGTCGGGCATCGGGCTGTTCCGCTCGTTCCTGGAGACGTACGTGGGCGAGCGGACCGGCGAGGAGCCGCTGCACCCGCGCGACCCCTCGCGGACGCCCTGAGCACGGCGGCGGCGGGCGCCGGGGCGTCGCTCGCCGACCTGGTCCCCGCCGAGCCCGGCCCGGACGCCACCTACGAGGCGTTCACCGGCTGGCTGGAGAGCCGGGGGCTGACGCCGTACGCGCACCAGACCGACGCGCTCATCGAGCTGGTCAGCGGCGCGAACGTGATCCTCTCGACCCCGACCGGTTCGGGGAAGTCGCTGGTCGCCACGGGCGCTGAGTTCGCGACGCTCGCCAACGGCGGGCGCACCTTCTACACCGCGCCGATCAAGGCGCTGGTGAGCGAGAAGTTCTTCGACGCCGTCGCCACCTTCGGCCACGAGCGCGTCGGGATGATGACCGGCGACGCGAGCGTCAACCCGACCGCGCCGATCATCTGCTGCACCGCCGAGATCCTCGCCAACCTGGCGCTGCGCCAGGGCGCGGCCGCCGACGTCGCGTGCGTGGTCATGGACGAGTTCCACTACTACGGCGACGCGTCGCGCGGGTGGGCCTGGCAGGTGCCGCTGATCGAGCTGCCGAACGCGCAGTTCCTGCTGATGAGCGCCACGCTCGGCGACGTGAGCCGGTTCGAGTCCGAGCTGACGCGGCGCACCGGCCGGCCGACGACGACGATCAGCTCGGTCGAGCGTCCCGTCCCGCTGCACCACCGCTACGTCACCACGACGCTGCACGAGACCGTCGAGGAGCTGCTGGGCACGCACGAGGCGCCGGTCTACGTCGTGCACGCCAGCCGGGCGGCCGCGGTCGAGCAGGCCCAGGCGCTGACCAGCCTCAAGATCAGCAGCCGCGAGGAGAAGGACCAGATCGCCGCGCTGATCGCCGACTTCCGCTTCAGCGCGGGCTTCGGCAAGGTCGTCTCCCGCCTGGTCCGGCAGGGGATCGGCGTCCACCACGCGGGGATGCTGCCCAAGTACCGCCGCCTCGTCGAGCGCCTCGCCCAGGCCGGGCTGCTCAAGGTCATCTGCGGCACCGACACCCTCGGCGTCGGCATCAACGTGCCGATCCGCACGGTGCTGATCGCCTCGCTGAGCAAGTACGACGGGACGCGGGCGCGGCTGATGTCGGCGCGCGAGTTCCACCAGGTCGCGGGGCGTGCGGGCCGGGCCGGCTTCGACACCAGCGGCCAGGTCGTGGTGCAGGCGCCGGACCACGTCGTGGCCAACGAGAAGGCCCTGGCCAAGGCCGGCGACGACCCCAAGAAGCGTCGCAAGGTCGTGCGCAAGAAGCCGCCGGAGGGCACCGTCGGCTACGGCCTGCCCACCTTCGAGCGCCTCGTCTCCGCGCCCCCGGAACCGCTCACGTCCCACTTCAAGGTCACGCACGCGATGGTGCTCGACGTCGTCGCGCGCCCGGGCGACTGCTGGGCCGGCATGCGCCACCTGCTGCTCGACAACGACGACGCACCGGCCGCCCGGCGCGGGCACGTCTCGCGCGCGCTGTCGATCTACCGCGGCCTGCGCGAGTCGGGCGTGGTCGAGCAGCTGCCCGAGCCGGACGACGAGGGCCGGACCGCGCGGCTGACCGTCGACCTGCAGCGCGACTTCGCGCTCAACCAGCCGCTCTCGCCCTTCGCGCTCGCCGCCCTCGACCTGCTCGACCCCGACGCCGAGACGTACGCCCTCGACGTCGTGTCCGTCATCGAGGCGACGCTGGAGGATCCGCGGCCGATCCTGATGGGCCAGCGGGACCGCGCACGGCGCGAGGCGATCGACGCGATGAAGGCCGAGGGCATCGAGTACGAGGAGCGGGTCGTCCTCATCGAGGACGTCACCTGGCCCCGCCCGCTGGCCGAGGTGCTCGAGGTGGCCTTCGCCGCGTACGCGAAGAGCAACCCGTGGGTGCTCGACGAGAAGCTGTCGCCGAAGTCGGTGGTGCGGGAGCTGTTCAGCGAGGCGATGACCTTCTCCGAGTTCGTCGCCCGCTACGGGCTCGCGCGCTCCGAGGGGCTGGTGCTGCGTTACCTGTCGGACGCGTACAAGGCGCTGCGCCAGACCGTGCCCGAGGAGCGTCGGACCGAGCCGCTGACCGACCTCGTGGTCTGGCTCGGCGAGCTGGTGCGCCAGGTGGACTCGAGCCTGCTCGAGGAGTGGGAGCGGCTGTCCCACCCGGAGCAGGCCGATCCCGGGGCGCTCGTGGACGCAGCCCTCGAGGCGCCGCCGCCCGTGACCGGGAACGCGCGGGCCTTCCGCGTGCTGGTGCGCAACGCGCTGTTCCGTCGCGTCGAGCTGGCCGCGCGGCGGCAGTGGTGGCCGCTGGGCGAGCTGGACGGCGACGACGGCTGGGACGCCGACCGCTGGGCGGCCGCCTTCGAGCCCTACTTCGCCGAGCACGCGGCGATCCTGACCGGCGCGGACGCGCGCGGTCCGGCGCTGTTCGAGGTGCGCGAGGAGCCCGGCCGCTGGCGGGTGCGCCAGGTCGTGGACGACCCCGAGGGCGACCACGACTGGGCGGTCAGCGCGACCGTCGACCTCGCGGCGAGCGACGAGGCCGGCGAGGCGGTCGTCCGCGTCGACACGGTCGAGCGGCTGCAGGGCTTCACCTCCGACTGAGGCCGGGCCATCCTGGCGGGATGGACCGGGAGTTCGAGGGCGTGCTCTTCGAGTGGCGCGGACCGGCGCCGTTCCACTTCGTCGCGGTGCCCGAGGACGTGGCCGACGACCTCCGGGAGATCGCGCCGCTCGTCAGCTACGGCTGGGGCATGGTGCCGGCGCGGGTGAGCACCGGCTCGAGCAGCTGGGAGACCGCGCTCTGGCCCAAGGACGGCGGCTACGTCGTGCCGGTCCGGGACCGCTTCCGACGCGCGGAGCGCCTGGAGGTCGGCCGGCCCGTCACCCTGCGCGTCGAGGTCGGGCCCGGCGGGCCCTGACGGCCGCGGTGCCAGACTGGGCCCGACGAGCCGAGGAGGGCAGATGCCGGAGAAGGGCAGCGAGGCCGAGCGCATCGAGGAGGAGCGGCTCCCGAGCACGCTGGAGCGCTCCGACCAGAAGGCCAGGGACACCTACGCCGAGACGCTGGCGTCGGCGGAGGAGCAGTACGGCGACGGCCAGCGGGCGCACCGCACCGCATGGGCGGCGGTCAAGCACACGCACGAGAAGGTCGGCGACCACTGGGAGCCCAAGGACGAGAACGGGCCCTCCGACGCCAAGGCGGCCGGCGGCCTCGACACCGACGCCGAGACCAAGGGCGGGGTGGACGCGAACGCCACCAAGGAGCACCTCTACGAGCTGGCGCAGAAGGCCGACATCGAGGGCCGCTCGACGATGAGCAAGGACGAGCTCGTGGACGCCCTGCAGAAGGCCAACGACCGGGCCACCGCGAAGGCTCGCCAGGGCTGAGGGCGGCCCCGGCCGGTGTGACCCAGGTCATAGCAGGTCCGACCTCACGTCTCGCGTCCCCGGCGCGTCTACGGGGTGACAGGTACCGGGACGCGGTGCCGCACGTGAGGAGCTGACCGATGACCGGCACGACCACGCTCGAACCCGCCTTGACGACGCCCGCCCCGGCCACACCGCCGCGCCGGCACGCCGTGCTGAGCACGGCGGTCGGGGAGCTGACGCTGGTGGCCGAGGGCGACGGCCTGGTGGGCGTCTACTTCGCCGAGCACCACCCGGCACCGGACCGCGACGGCTTCGGCGCGACCGTCGACCCCGCGGGCGACGCGGTCCTGGCGGCGGCGGCGCAGCAGCTGGGCGACTACGTCGACGGCCGACGGGACTCCTTCGACCTGCCGCTGCGGCCGGCCGGCAGCGAGCGGGCCCGTCAGGTGTGGGAGCTCGTGGCCGCGGTGCCGCGCGGCAGCACCACCACGTACGCGGCGCTCGGCCGGACCGTGGGCATCGGCCCGCGGGTCGCCGGCCAGCTCGTCGCCCGCAACCCGCTGTGCGTCGTCGTGCCGTGCCACCGGGTCGTCGCGTCCGACGGCCGGCTGACCGGGTACGCCGGGGGCGTCGACCGCAAGCAGGCGCTGCTGCGGCTCGAGGGGGCCCTGGCCGAGGGGGCGACGGTGGTCCCGAAGGCCCCGCGGCCGCCCGAGGGGTCGGACCCGGCGTGAGCGAGCGCGCGGCCGAGGCGTTCGACCCGACCGGCAGCCACCTCGAGCGACTGCTCGGACGGCTGGTCGACGAGGCCGACCGCCGGGACGGGGTCGATGTCGGCTACCGCACCGTCGACGGCCCGGTGGGCCCGCTGCTCCTGGCCGCGACACCGGCCGGTCTGGTCCGGGTGGCCTTCGCCAGCGAGGGCGAGGACGCGGTGCTCCAGGAGCTGGCCGACCGGGTCAGCCCGCGGGTGCTGCCGCTTCCCGCCCGCCTCGACGAGACGGCCCGGGAGCTGGACGAGTACTTCGCCGGCCGGCGTCACCGCTTCGACGTCGCACTCGACTGGCAGCTCTCCGGCGGTTACCGCCGCGAGGTGCTCTCCCACCTCGCGGTGGACGTCGAGTACGGACGGACGACCTCGTATGCCGGGCTGGCGGCGATGACGGGCAGCCCACGGGCCGTCCGGGCCGTCGGCACAGCCTGCGCGACCAATCCCATCCCGGTCGTCGTCCCCTGCCACCGGGTGGTGCGCTCGGACGGGTCGATGGGCCGCTACCGCGGGGGTGAGGAGGCCAAGCACGTCCTGCTCGAGCTCGAGGGAGCGCGGTGAGGCCGCCCGCCCGCGGCGGACGGCCTCACCGGGGTGCTCCGGCCGACGGACCGGGCGGAGCGGGGTGAGCTGGGCTCAGCCCTGCGCCTCGAGGGCGACGGGCTGCCACTCGTTCCAGGTCGCGAGGCGGGACTCGTAGTCCTTGGTCGCGATGCCGAGCGGGGCCTCGCCGAAGAAGACGCGCAGCGGCGGCTGCTCCGCGTCGACCACCTTGAGCAGGGCGCGGGCCGAGGCCTGCGGGTCGCCCGGGGTCTGGCCACCACGACGGGCGCGGCCGGCCTCGCGGGCCTTCTCATACGCCGGGTTCTCCTCGCTGTGCTTGGCCGACGGGCCGGACCAGTCGGTGGAGAAGCCGCCGGGCTCGACGAGCGTCACGTGGATACCGAGGGGGGCGACCTCCTGGGCGAGCGACTGGCTGATGCCCTCGAGCGCCCACTTGGAGGCGTGGTAGGCGCCGATGCCCGGGAAGGCGCTGATCCCGCCGATGGAGGAGACCTGGATGATGTGGCCCGAGCCCTGCTCGCGGAGGTAGGGCAGGGCGGCCTGGGTGACCCACACGGCGCCGAAGAGGTTGGTCTCGAGCTGGCCGCGGAGCTCGTCCTCGCTCAGCTCCTCGACCATGCCGAAGTGGCCGTAGCCCGCGTTGTTGATGACGACGTCGAGCCGTCCGAAGTGGTCGTGCGCCTGGGCGACCGCAGCCCGGTCGGCCTGGCGGTCGGTGACGTCGAGCTGCAGCGGCAGCAGGGCGTCGCCGTACTTGGCGACGAGGTCGTCGAGGGTGGAGGTGTCGCGGGCGGTCGCGGCGACGCGGTCGCCGCGCTCGAGGGCTGCGATGCTCCACTCGCGGCCGAAGCCGCGGGAGGCGCCGGTGATGAACCAGACCTTGTCGGTCATGTGCGTGTCCTTCCGTCGTGGGGCGGAGCGCGTGCGGCTCCGCCGACCACTGCGACAACCCGGTCACCCGGGCCTTTATGCCCGTCTGAGCGAGCATGGCCCGAGGTGACCGGGTCGTCGTGGCGGGCCTGGAGCCCTGCCGTGCGCCCCCGCGCGGCTGGTTCGCGGCTGGTCCGACCGGCCCGACCGGCCCGACCGGCCCGTCGTCCCCCGACGGCGACGACCGGTCGGACCAGGTCGCTACTTCGTGCGGTCGGCTATCCGCGTGGCCGTGACGGTGCTGCCGTCCTTGACGGCGACGACGCGGACCTTGTCGCCCTTCTTGACGTCGCCGATCGCGGCCTGCTCCTTGGC from Microlunatus sagamiharensis includes the following:
- a CDS encoding SDR family oxidoreductase, giving the protein MTDKVWFITGASRGFGREWSIAALERGDRVAATARDTSTLDDLVAKYGDALLPLQLDVTDRQADRAAVAQAHDHFGRLDVVINNAGYGHFGMVEELSEDELRGQLETNLFGAVWVTQAALPYLREQGSGHIIQVSSIGGISAFPGIGAYHASKWALEGISQSLAQEVAPLGIHVTLVEPGGFSTDWSGPSAKHSEENPAYEKAREAGRARRGGQTPGDPQASARALLKVVDAEQPPLRVFFGEAPLGIATKDYESRLATWNEWQPVALEAQG
- a CDS encoding anthranilate synthase component II — encoded protein: MKVVLIDAFDSFVYIIEQYLAELGAEPVVIRSDPGNSDRVRDLAPDVLVLGPGPGHPLDSGHVELVREFAGEVPLLGVCLGHQAIGAAYGATVSPAAHIMHGKTSTLDHDGRGMFRGADRDQVVTRYHSLVVEDSTLPNQLEVSARSRDDGYIMGLRHRELPVESVQFHPESITTQSGIGLFRSFLETYVGERTGEEPLHPRDPSRTP
- a CDS encoding anthranilate synthase component I family protein: MELRQVEVDVSDPLAAFVALRGLVGEEQVFLLESLAGPVADTRASLAGVTGLLEVQVHRSRVTFRGVPALVETATAALRAGGVTDGDGLLTSDAGLFDLPRVLDAAFDVERSPDRFGFGLLVFHGYDAVRYIERLPRLIDDPAEPAPDAVFALVRALVEIDLTEQTGRLTLATSPGWPELDLDAVVAALEVLPGSLPEASVPAPTSVSDDTTREEFVAHAEQALEHIRLGDIYQVQVGHAITVRTEADELTVYRRMRERNPSPYMSLLPIAGRVVVGASPELFLRLEGRTATMRPIAGTARRSGDAARDELAVERLLSDPKERAEHVMLVDLCRNDMGRVSVPGSVSVDDFMVIEAYSHLFHIVSSVSSQVRAEHDVYDLIRASFPAGTMTGAPKVRAMEIIEELETSRRGLYAGSFGLIGFGGWTILGLAIRMTVRTGSGANGAYVLRASAGVVADSTPDGEWAETLTKMGAAYWAVAGEELVP
- a CDS encoding ChaB family protein, coding for MPEKGSEAERIEEERLPSTLERSDQKARDTYAETLASAEEQYGDGQRAHRTAWAAVKHTHEKVGDHWEPKDENGPSDAKAAGGLDTDAETKGGVDANATKEHLYELAQKADIEGRSTMSKDELVDALQKANDRATAKARQG
- a CDS encoding DUF1905 domain-containing protein, with product MDREFEGVLFEWRGPAPFHFVAVPEDVADDLREIAPLVSYGWGMVPARVSTGSSSWETALWPKDGGYVVPVRDRFRRAERLEVGRPVTLRVEVGPGGP
- a CDS encoding serine hydrolase domain-containing protein codes for the protein MSATRADLDVHGGVAEGWGTVADAFRANFADPGEDGAGVAVHHGGRLVVDLVAGTDRVRDRPMAPDALMAVASCSKGVTATVLAMLVQEGAIDPDALVSTYWPEYGVAGKEATTVGMVASHTAGRPYPPLGSGLHGLDLHRGPAVTDLLASGTPWWTPGTAMAYHPVTYGTLLDAVVTGATGRTISQHVRARIAEPLGVEVWMGLPAELDDRVVPGRWEATSPMEPDQGPPPEPGTYADLRARALRENPPMAPDPDDAAAVRADHAAERPAAGAITDARALATMYAATLAPVDGVRLYDDATRARVTAPRTDDVETLIESGTAGPDIRFGLGYQLSSPSMPGFTPASYGHTGAGARLGLADPELGVGFGYVCSLMRDIGPSGDPRWASLVGAVRSVVG
- a CDS encoding methylated-DNA--[protein]-cysteine S-methyltransferase, with the protein product MTGTTTLEPALTTPAPATPPRRHAVLSTAVGELTLVAEGDGLVGVYFAEHHPAPDRDGFGATVDPAGDAVLAAAAQQLGDYVDGRRDSFDLPLRPAGSERARQVWELVAAVPRGSTTTYAALGRTVGIGPRVAGQLVARNPLCVVVPCHRVVASDGRLTGYAGGVDRKQALLRLEGALAEGATVVPKAPRPPEGSDPA
- a CDS encoding DEAD/DEAH box helicase produces the protein MSTAAAGAGASLADLVPAEPGPDATYEAFTGWLESRGLTPYAHQTDALIELVSGANVILSTPTGSGKSLVATGAEFATLANGGRTFYTAPIKALVSEKFFDAVATFGHERVGMMTGDASVNPTAPIICCTAEILANLALRQGAAADVACVVMDEFHYYGDASRGWAWQVPLIELPNAQFLLMSATLGDVSRFESELTRRTGRPTTTISSVERPVPLHHRYVTTTLHETVEELLGTHEAPVYVVHASRAAAVEQAQALTSLKISSREEKDQIAALIADFRFSAGFGKVVSRLVRQGIGVHHAGMLPKYRRLVERLAQAGLLKVICGTDTLGVGINVPIRTVLIASLSKYDGTRARLMSAREFHQVAGRAGRAGFDTSGQVVVQAPDHVVANEKALAKAGDDPKKRRKVVRKKPPEGTVGYGLPTFERLVSAPPEPLTSHFKVTHAMVLDVVARPGDCWAGMRHLLLDNDDAPAARRGHVSRALSIYRGLRESGVVEQLPEPDDEGRTARLTVDLQRDFALNQPLSPFALAALDLLDPDAETYALDVVSVIEATLEDPRPILMGQRDRARREAIDAMKAEGIEYEERVVLIEDVTWPRPLAEVLEVAFAAYAKSNPWVLDEKLSPKSVVRELFSEAMTFSEFVARYGLARSEGLVLRYLSDAYKALRQTVPEERRTEPLTDLVVWLGELVRQVDSSLLEEWERLSHPEQADPGALVDAALEAPPPVTGNARAFRVLVRNALFRRVELAARRQWWPLGELDGDDGWDADRWAAAFEPYFAEHAAILTGADARGPALFEVREEPGRWRVRQVVDDPEGDHDWAVSATVDLAASDEAGEAVVRVDTVERLQGFTSD
- a CDS encoding methylated-DNA--[protein]-cysteine S-methyltransferase, with amino-acid sequence MSERAAEAFDPTGSHLERLLGRLVDEADRRDGVDVGYRTVDGPVGPLLLAATPAGLVRVAFASEGEDAVLQELADRVSPRVLPLPARLDETARELDEYFAGRRHRFDVALDWQLSGGYRREVLSHLAVDVEYGRTTSYAGLAAMTGSPRAVRAVGTACATNPIPVVVPCHRVVRSDGSMGRYRGGEEAKHVLLELEGAR